From a region of the Chitinophaga caseinilytica genome:
- a CDS encoding sodium:solute symporter family protein: MNVAIDTSVIVIFSVFIMLVGFSFSRTGRNLKSFFAAGEAVPWFIGGLSLFMSFFSAGTFVAWGSIAYKYGWVAVTIQWTMCIGGLVTGLYLAPKWKATGNLTAAEFIRERLGTGVQQSYIYIFMVVSLLIKGSVLYSVARLVSSSLGFPLMPSTVVLGLLMIAYTAVGGLWAVMVTDILQFVILTAAVLIIIPLAFDAAGGVEHFLHFSPEGFFDVVNGEFSWGFIFAFALYHIFYIGGNWTFVQRYTSVDTPRSASKVAYLFAALYIISPVLWMLPPMLYKLIDPTLQGAETENAYLMVCKHVLPAGLMGLILTGMYFSTSASANTALNVVSAVFTNDIYKGRINPAASDKKLMSVARLSSWCFGLGMIAIALIVPYIGGIVEFTLSIAAVTGGPLLAPPIWSLFSKRLTGKATLYITGLSLAANLLFKLVLPFTSSIRLDRAEEMLLGVGLPFLMLLVFEIYARMKGTVSEEFLQLQQVRAQRKVVAQELDPEEAAAIRQQNVFGLKVIAFSLAFIAVLMYVLCFFAAGSAVLVAVIATIILLLALVPLRASFKKSA, from the coding sequence ATGAACGTTGCGATTGATACCTCGGTGATCGTTATTTTTTCGGTATTCATCATGCTGGTGGGCTTTTCCTTTTCACGGACGGGCCGTAACCTGAAATCCTTTTTTGCCGCGGGCGAAGCGGTGCCCTGGTTCATCGGCGGCCTTTCGCTGTTCATGAGCTTTTTCTCGGCCGGCACGTTCGTGGCCTGGGGATCGATCGCTTACAAATACGGCTGGGTGGCGGTAACCATCCAGTGGACGATGTGCATCGGCGGGCTCGTGACCGGCCTTTACCTCGCTCCGAAATGGAAAGCCACGGGCAACCTCACTGCGGCGGAGTTCATCCGCGAGCGGCTGGGGACGGGCGTTCAGCAATCGTATATCTACATTTTCATGGTCGTATCGCTGCTGATCAAAGGCTCGGTATTGTATTCGGTGGCGCGGCTGGTGAGCTCGTCGCTGGGTTTCCCGTTGATGCCCAGCACCGTTGTGCTCGGTTTGCTCATGATCGCCTATACGGCCGTGGGCGGGCTTTGGGCGGTGATGGTGACCGATATTTTACAGTTCGTCATCCTCACGGCGGCGGTCCTGATCATCATTCCGCTCGCGTTCGATGCGGCGGGTGGCGTGGAACATTTCCTGCATTTTTCGCCGGAAGGGTTTTTTGATGTGGTGAATGGAGAATTTTCCTGGGGTTTCATTTTCGCGTTCGCGCTGTACCATATTTTTTACATCGGCGGCAACTGGACGTTCGTGCAACGCTATACCAGCGTGGATACGCCGCGCTCCGCTTCGAAAGTGGCATATCTCTTCGCGGCGCTGTACATCATTAGCCCCGTGCTTTGGATGTTGCCGCCCATGCTCTACAAACTGATCGATCCCACGTTGCAGGGCGCGGAAACGGAAAACGCTTACCTGATGGTATGCAAGCACGTATTGCCCGCGGGATTGATGGGGCTCATCCTCACCGGCATGTACTTCTCGACGTCCGCTTCGGCCAATACGGCGCTGAACGTCGTGTCTGCCGTGTTTACCAACGATATTTACAAAGGGCGGATCAACCCCGCCGCCAGTGATAAAAAACTGATGTCGGTGGCGCGGTTGTCGTCGTGGTGCTTCGGGCTGGGGATGATCGCCATCGCGCTGATCGTTCCCTACATCGGCGGCATCGTGGAATTTACGCTGAGCATCGCCGCGGTAACGGGCGGGCCGCTGCTGGCGCCGCCGATCTGGTCGCTCTTCTCGAAACGGCTGACGGGAAAGGCCACCCTGTACATTACGGGCCTGAGCCTCGCTGCCAACCTGCTTTTTAAACTGGTATTGCCGTTCACTTCCTCCATCAGGCTCGACAGGGCGGAGGAAATGCTCCTGGGCGTGGGATTGCCTTTCCTGATGTTGCTGGTGTTCGAGATATATGCGCGGATGAAAGGCACCGTCAGCGAAGAATTCCTGCAATTGCAGCAGGTGCGCGCACAGCGGAAGGTAGTAGCGCAGGAGCTGGACCCGGAAGAAGCCGCGGCCATCCGCCAGCAGAACGTGTTCGGGCTGAAAGTGATCGCTTTTTCGCTCGCTTTCATCGCGGTGCTGATGTACGTGCTGTGCTTCTTTGCCGCGGGGAGCGCCGTACTGGTGGCCGTGATCGCGACCATCATTCTATTGCTGGCCCTCGTTCCGCTGAGGGCTTCATTCAAAAAGTCTGCGTGA
- a CDS encoding glycerophosphoryl diester phosphodiesterase yields the protein MLKHTFLWLIGGLMTGSALAQDRISLESGAVRMQWGAAQQGFELQNLSIKKNGKWQPVPHAGGEYTILYAADKPSQNPETVLNAAGQPILFPESIYRYIIPLWKELTSPVQLNTAGEAWHFYPVAAKQEGSKPTFSAGNHRADMKATWQPDPAFPSDVLVTITLTAKADGYFSIATPTIANWRENGFSWAGIPGYFQGNAIEKDFIKSAVYMQGIPAKPILVRDRAASTLAPFVEGKNGVTMSVIAAPGTARDPWADSVKTQTVWRLGLSLMNRKGQLTPTLYHPVLGEENSFLRKGQSATFSFRYTLQNADWYTVYKHAVNDIYRFPDFLALKSTRRSLTDRILAMHRYVTNDSTSLWRTETFHGMKIGAQAYLGGVYGSEKDAMKNSDYGAMWMLATIMNDPVLQETRLPFARNFKLQQQATEPGFFHGAAAGQYYLSKSKRFTEEWGPYVEPIATTYYVLMDAGNVLLFNPGDTAMRREVTAAADRLLSWMDAQGQWQVAYDQATQKPMFREVDDLRPTFYGLLIAWKILKQPRYLAAAQKGADWFIRHAVDSGRFLGVCGDTRFVPDFATAQSAQALLELYEVTRKEKYKTAAVNTAKMYTTSIFTHPVPNNAIKKVNGVERKDWEISQAGLSFEHGGTFGSANYRGPILLASHAGMFVRMFALTKDSLFLNMARAAALGRDAFVDDATGVASYYWDVMNKGAGPYPHHAWWQIGWITDYLLAEAEMRSGGKVVFPRGFITPKVGPHQSYGFAPGKVNGTAARLLLRQGLLSCENPYLDYYCALSTDNKKLFLVLLNNDDEAMSASLRIHFDRIPVTPVDQKDVFAVKMKPYGIQIVEIPLRG from the coding sequence ATGCTGAAACATACTTTTTTGTGGTTGATAGGTGGCTTGATGACAGGCAGCGCCCTGGCGCAGGACCGCATCTCGCTGGAAAGCGGGGCCGTCCGCATGCAATGGGGCGCAGCGCAGCAAGGGTTCGAGCTGCAAAACCTGTCCATCAAAAAGAACGGGAAATGGCAACCGGTGCCGCATGCAGGAGGGGAATACACCATCCTGTACGCCGCGGACAAACCGTCGCAAAACCCGGAAACGGTGCTCAACGCCGCCGGACAACCCATCCTGTTCCCGGAAAGCATTTATCGCTACATCATCCCGCTCTGGAAGGAACTGACGAGCCCCGTGCAACTGAACACCGCCGGCGAAGCCTGGCATTTCTATCCGGTAGCGGCGAAACAGGAGGGAAGCAAACCCACGTTCTCCGCCGGCAACCACCGTGCGGATATGAAAGCCACCTGGCAGCCAGACCCCGCTTTCCCATCAGACGTGCTCGTTACCATCACCCTCACCGCAAAGGCGGACGGTTATTTTTCCATCGCCACGCCTACCATCGCCAACTGGCGCGAAAACGGTTTCTCCTGGGCCGGGATCCCCGGCTACTTCCAGGGAAACGCCATAGAAAAGGATTTCATCAAATCGGCCGTGTACATGCAGGGCATCCCCGCCAAACCGATCCTGGTACGCGATAGGGCAGCGTCTACACTGGCGCCCTTCGTGGAAGGGAAAAACGGGGTAACGATGTCGGTCATCGCTGCGCCCGGCACGGCCCGCGACCCCTGGGCCGACAGCGTAAAAACGCAGACCGTGTGGCGCCTGGGCCTGTCGCTCATGAACCGGAAAGGGCAACTCACGCCCACGCTGTATCACCCGGTGCTGGGAGAAGAAAACTCGTTCCTCCGGAAAGGCCAGTCAGCCACGTTCTCCTTCCGCTATACTTTGCAAAACGCGGACTGGTACACGGTTTACAAGCATGCCGTGAACGATATCTACCGGTTCCCGGATTTCCTGGCGCTGAAAAGTACGCGTCGCTCGCTGACAGACCGCATCCTGGCCATGCACCGCTACGTTACGAACGATTCTACATCGCTTTGGCGGACGGAAACGTTCCATGGCATGAAAATCGGTGCGCAAGCCTATCTCGGTGGGGTGTACGGTTCGGAGAAAGACGCGATGAAGAACTCCGACTACGGCGCCATGTGGATGCTCGCTACTATTATGAACGATCCGGTGCTGCAGGAAACGCGGCTCCCCTTCGCCAGGAACTTCAAGCTGCAACAGCAGGCGACGGAGCCGGGGTTTTTCCATGGCGCTGCCGCGGGACAGTATTACCTGTCTAAAAGCAAACGGTTTACGGAAGAGTGGGGGCCATACGTGGAACCCATCGCTACAACATATTACGTGTTGATGGACGCGGGGAACGTGCTGCTGTTCAACCCTGGCGATACCGCCATGCGGCGGGAAGTGACCGCCGCGGCCGACCGCCTCCTTTCCTGGATGGATGCGCAGGGCCAGTGGCAGGTGGCGTACGATCAGGCCACACAAAAGCCCATGTTCCGCGAAGTGGACGATCTGCGGCCCACGTTCTACGGCTTGCTCATCGCCTGGAAAATATTGAAACAGCCGCGCTACCTCGCCGCGGCACAGAAAGGGGCCGATTGGTTCATCCGGCATGCCGTGGATTCCGGCCGTTTCCTGGGCGTTTGCGGTGATACCCGCTTTGTTCCGGACTTCGCGACGGCCCAGAGCGCGCAGGCCCTGCTGGAATTGTACGAAGTTACCCGCAAGGAAAAGTATAAAACAGCGGCGGTCAACACCGCGAAAATGTATACCACGTCCATCTTCACGCATCCTGTTCCCAATAATGCGATTAAAAAGGTGAATGGCGTGGAACGGAAGGATTGGGAGATCAGCCAGGCCGGCCTCAGCTTCGAGCACGGCGGTACTTTCGGCAGCGCCAATTACCGCGGCCCGATATTGCTGGCGAGCCATGCGGGCATGTTCGTACGGATGTTCGCGCTCACGAAAGATTCGCTCTTCCTCAACATGGCAAGGGCCGCCGCGCTGGGGCGCGACGCGTTCGTAGACGATGCCACGGGCGTGGCTTCCTATTACTGGGATGTCATGAACAAAGGCGCTGGCCCGTATCCGCATCACGCCTGGTGGCAGATCGGGTGGATCACGGATTATTTGCTGGCGGAAGCGGAAATGCGCTCCGGTGGAAAGGTCGTTTTCCCGCGGGGATTCATCACCCCGAAAGTGGGCCCGCATCAATCGTACGGATTTGCGCCGGGGAAAGTGAACGGGACGGCTGCGAGGTTGCTTCTGCGCCAGGGTTTGCTTTCCTGCGAAAACCCTTACCTGGATTACTATTGCGCGCTCAGTACAGACAATAAAAAATTATTCCTGGTGCTGTTGAATAACGACGATGAAGCCATGTCGGCCTCGTTGCGCATCCACTTTGACCGTATTCCGGTGACGCCGGTTGACCAGAAGGATGTATTCGCGGTGAAGATGAAACCTTACGGAATTCAGATCGTCGAAATCCCTTTGCGTGGATAG